The proteins below are encoded in one region of Rhododendron vialii isolate Sample 1 chromosome 7a, ASM3025357v1:
- the LOC131334534 gene encoding ABC transporter G family member 32-like isoform X1: MWNSSVNMFARTGENRAEDDEETLRWAALQRSPTYIQARTSFFRNVAGEVSLVDVGNLEIQEKGQVLDKLINAVNEDTELFFNRIRKRFNAVDLEFPKVEVRFQDLRVDAFIHVGSRALPTIPNFIFNMTEAFLGRLRIFPGRRKKLSILNNINGIIRPSRLTLLLGPPSSGKTTLLLALAGRPGPGLQMAGNITYNGHDLKEFVPQRTSAYVSQQDWHMAEMTVRETLDFSGRCQGVGFKHNMLLELLKREKENRTIPDEDLDIFIKALSLGEQKTSLVVEYIMKILGLDICADTLVGDEMIKGISGGQKKRLTTGELLVGASRVLLMDEISTGLDSSTTREIIKYLRYATHALDGTTIISLLQPDPETFELFDDIILLSEGQIVYQGPREAALEFFAYMGFQCPDRKNVADFLQEVLSEKDQEQYWFPDIYYQYVPVAKFADAFKSFWVGNALSQDLAVPFDRRYNHPAALSTSTYGVKRTELLKISFSWQMLLMKRNSFVYIFKFIQLLFSIVIMMTVFFRTTMHHNSLVDGGLYLGALYFAMVMILFNGFMEVPMLIAKLPVIYKHRDLRFYPCWVYTLPSWVLSIPTSLVESFIWVAATYYTVGFDPQITRCLQQFIVYFFLHQMSIGLFRVMASLGRNMIVANTFGSFALLVVMALGGFILSRDSIPSWWIWGYWFSPLMYAQNAASINEFLGHSWDKRAGNYTTLSLGEMLLKVRSLFPEGYWFWIGVGALLGYTILFNILFTLALTYLNPLASHQAVVSKKKPGHKAKGGESECAIIELGEFLQHSHSYTGRDVKNQRGMVLPFQPLSMAFSNLSYYVDVPVEMKKQGVVVDRLQLLVNVSGAFQPGVLTALVGISGAGKTTLMDVLAGRKTGGIIEGSIYISGYPKKQETFARISGYCEQNDIHSPCLTIHESLMFSSWLRLSSHVTLATQKAFVDEIMELVELSPLSKALVGLPGVDGLSTEQRKRLTIAIELVANPSIVFMDEPTSGLDARSAAIVMRTVRNIVNTGRTIVCTIHQPSIDIFESFDELLLMKRGGKLIYAGPLGTRSCKLIQYFEAIQGVPKIKSGYNPAAWILEVSSPAEEIRLGVDFAEVYQTSSLFQKNKDLVEQLSKPHRETKDLHFPSKYSRSFFAQFLACLWKQNLSYWRNPQYTAVRFFYTVIISLMFGTICWRFGSKRDNQQDIFNAMGSMYAAVLFIGITNASAVQPVVYVERFVSYRERAAGMYSALPFAFAQVIIEFPYVLVQSVIYSAIFYFMASFEWTLLKFMYYCYFMYFTLLYFTFFGMMTIAVTPNHNIAAILAAPFYMIWNLFSGFMIPHMRIPIWWRWYYWANPIAWSLYGLLTSQYGDVEESVKLSDGIQSVPIKKLLEDQFGYRHDFLGITAIVVVGFCLLFSVTFAYAIKSFNFQRR; the protein is encoded by the exons AGTTGATTTGGAATTCCCAAAAGTTGAGGTTCGATTTCAGGACCTGAGAGTGGATGCTTTCATCCATGTTGGAAGCAGGGCATTGCCAACTATACCCAACTTCATTTTTAACATGACTGAG gctTTCTTGGGGCGATTAAGGATTTTTCCAGGTAGAAGAAAGAAGTTGTCAATTTTAAACAACATCAACGGTATTATTAGGCCATCCAG ATTGACGTTACTTTTGGGACCTCCAAGCTCTGGTAAGACAACATTGCTTTTGGCCCTTGCCGGACGTCCTGGACCTGGTTTGCAG ATGGCAGGGAACATAACATACAATGGACATGATCTAAAGGAGTTTGTTCCCCAGAGAACGTCTGCTTATGTTAGCCAGCAGGACTGGCATATGGCAGAGATGACAGTAAGAGAAACTCTTGATTTCTCAGGACGTTGTCAAGGTGTTGGGTTTAAGCACA ATATGCTTTTGGAGCTTttgaaaagagagaaggaaaacaGGACGATACCTGATGAAGATCTTGATATATTTATTAAG GCTTTATCCCTTGGAGAGCAAAAGACAAGTCTGGTTGTGGAGTACATTATGAAG ATTTTAGGATTAGACATTTGTGCGGACACATTGGTGGGGGATGAAATGATTAAGGGAATCTCTGGGGGCCAAAAGAAGCGGCTTACAACCG GTGAATTGCTAGTTGGTGCATCTAGAGTGCTCCTCATGGATGAGATATCAACTGGACTTGATAGTTCAACTACCCGCGAAATAATCAAATATCTTAGATATGCAACTCATGCTCTAGATGGGACCACTATCATCTCCCTTCTACAGCCAGATCCTGAGACATTCGAGTTGTTTGATGATATCATTCTTCTGAGTGAGGGACAGATTGTATATCAGGGACCACGTGAGGCGGCTCTTGAATTCTTTGCATATATGGGGTTCCAGTGTCCAGATAGGAAAAATGTGGCTGATTTCTTGCAAGAA GTTTTATCAGAGAAAGATCAAGAACAATATTGGTTCCCTGATATCTATTACCAGTATGTACCTGTGGCAAAGTTCGCTGATGCTTTTAAATCGTTTTGGGTTGGCAATGCTTTGTCACAAGATTTGGCTGTTCCCTTTGATAGACGTTATAACCATCCAGCGGCCCTATCAACTTCGACCTATGGTGTGAAGAGGACAGAGCTGCTCAAAATCAGCTTTTCATGGCAGATGCTGCTTATGAAACGGAATTCATTTGTCTATATCTTTAAATTCATACAG CTTCTGTTCAGTATTGTGATCATGATGACTGTATTTTTTCGAACAACGATGCATCATAATTCATTGGTTGATGGAGGACTCTACCTGGGTGCACTTTACTTTGCAATGGTTATGATACTTTTCAATGGATTTATGGAAGTCCCAATGTTGATAGCGAAGCTTCCTGTTATCTACAAGCACAGGGATTTGCGTTTCTATCCTTGCTGGGTTTATACCCTTCCTTCTTGGGTTTTGAGTATTCCAACTTCACTTGTGGAGTCTTTTATATGGGTTGCAGCCACATACTACACAGTCGGGTTTGATCCTCAAATAACTAG ATGCCTCCAGCAGTTTATAGTATACTTCTTTCTGCACCAGATGTCAATAGGGCTTTTCCGTGTGATGGCTTCCCTTGGCCGTAACATGATAGTCGCCAACACCTTTGGATCATTTGCATTGTTGGTTGTCATGGCTCTAGGAGGATTTATACTCTCGAGAG ATAGCATTCCATCTTGGTGGATCTGGGGTTACTGGTTTTCTCCTTTGATGTATGCTCAAAATGCAGCTTCTATAAATGAATTTCTTGGGCATTCATGGGACAAG AGGGCTGGAAACTACACAACTTTGTCTTTGGGTGAGATGTTACTAAAGGTCCGCAGCTTATTTCCTGAGGGCTATTGGTTTTGGATTGGTGTGGGTGCTTTGCTTGGTTATACAATTTTATTCAACATCCTCTTCACACTTGCTTTGACTTACCTGAACC CCCTTGCAAGTCATCAAGCTGTTGTTTCTAAGAAAAAGCCCGGACACAAAGCAAAGGGAGGGGAGAGTGAATGTGCCATTATTGAGCTGGGAGAGTTTTTGCAACATTCACACTCATATACTG GAAGAGATGTTAAAAACCAGAGAGGCATGGTTCTTCCTTTTCAACCTCTTTCAATGGCGTTCAGCAATCTTAGTTATTATGTCGATGTCCCCGTG GAAATGAAAAAGCAGGGTGTGGTAGTAGACAGGCTGCAGTTACTTGTCAATGTTAGTGGAGCATTTCAGCCTGGTGTGCTCACTGCTTTGGTTGGTATCAGCGGTGCTGGTAAAACTACTCTAATGGATGTTTTAGCTGGTAGAAAAACTGGCGGAATTATTGAAGGGAGCATTTACATTTCCGGGTACCCTAAAAAGCAAGAAACATTTGCAAGGATATCTGGCTATTGCGAGCAGAATGATATCCATTCGCCCTGTTTGACAATTCACGAGTCACTTATGTTTTCTTCTTGGCTGCGGTTATCTTCACATGTGACTTTGGCAACACAAAAG GCATTTGTAGATGAAATAATGGAACTTGTCGAGCTCAGTCCACTAAGCAAAGCTTTAGTTGGTTTACCAGGTGTGGATGGGTTATCAACTGAGCAAAGGAAAAGGTTGACCATTGCTATTGAACTTGTTGCCAATCCTTCTATTGTCTTCATGGATGAACCTACTTCAGGGCTGGATGCCAGATCTGCTGCTATAGTCATGAGAACTGTGAGAAATATTGTCAACACTGGGCGGACAATTGTTTGCACCATTCACCAGCCTAGCATTGATATCTTTGAGTCCTTTGATGAG CTTCTACTAATGAAACGTGGAGGGAAGCTAATCTATGCCGGTCCATTGGGAACAAGGTCTTGTAAGCTTATTCAATATTTTGAG GCAATTCAAGGAGTCCCAAAGATTAAATCTGGCTATAACCCTGCGGCTTGGATTCTAGAGGTCTCTTCTCCAGCAGAAGAAATTCGACTTGGCGTGGATTTTGCTGAAGTTTATCAGACATCAAGCTTATTTCA GAAAAATAAAGACCTTGTGGAACAGTTAAGCAAACCACATAGGGAAACAAAGGATTTGCACTTCCCGTCAAAGtattctcggtcattttttgcCCAGTTTCTAGCATGTCTTTGGAAGCAAAACCTGTCGTATTGGAGGAATCCTCAGTACACTGCTGTACGCTTCTTCTACACGGTCATCATATCATTGATGTTTGGAACAATATGCTGGAGATTTGGTTCTAAAAG GGACAACCAGCAGGATATCTTTAATGCTATGGGATCCATGTATGCAGCAGTTCTATTTATCGGGATTACAAACGCCTCTGCTGTGCAACCCGTAGTGTACGTTGAAAGATTCGTTTCTTATCGAGAGAGAGCAGCAGGGATGTATTCAGCTCTACCATTTGCATTTGCACAG GTTATCATTGAGTTCCCTTACGTCTTAGTACAGTCAGTTATTTACAGCGCTATCTTCTACTTCATGGCCTCTTTTGAGTGGACCCTGCTGAAGTTTATGTACTACTGCTACTTCATGTATTTCACCTTGCTGTACTTCACATTCTTCGGAATGATGACAATTGCCGTCACACCTAACCATAACATCGCTGCAATCCTTGCTGCTCCATTTTATATGATATGGAACCTCTTCAGTGGATTCATGATTCCTCACATG AGGATCCCTATTTGGTGGAGATGGTATTATTGGGCAAATCCAATAGCCTGGAGTTTGTATGGCCTTTTGACATCCCAATATGGAGACGTGGAAGAATCGGTCAAGCTCTCTGATGGAATTCAGTCAGTGCCAATAAAGAAGCTACTTGAGGACCAGTTTGGGTACCGACATGATTTTTTAGGAATCACTGCGATTGTAGTGGTTGGTTTCTGTTTGCTCTTTTCTGTGACTTTTGCTTATGCAATCAAATCCTTCAACTTCCAaaggagatga
- the LOC131334534 gene encoding ABC transporter G family member 32-like isoform X2 produces MAEMTVRETLDFSGRCQGVGFKHNMLLELLKREKENRTIPDEDLDIFIKALSLGEQKTSLVVEYIMKILGLDICADTLVGDEMIKGISGGQKKRLTTGELLVGASRVLLMDEISTGLDSSTTREIIKYLRYATHALDGTTIISLLQPDPETFELFDDIILLSEGQIVYQGPREAALEFFAYMGFQCPDRKNVADFLQEVLSEKDQEQYWFPDIYYQYVPVAKFADAFKSFWVGNALSQDLAVPFDRRYNHPAALSTSTYGVKRTELLKISFSWQMLLMKRNSFVYIFKFIQLLFSIVIMMTVFFRTTMHHNSLVDGGLYLGALYFAMVMILFNGFMEVPMLIAKLPVIYKHRDLRFYPCWVYTLPSWVLSIPTSLVESFIWVAATYYTVGFDPQITRCLQQFIVYFFLHQMSIGLFRVMASLGRNMIVANTFGSFALLVVMALGGFILSRDSIPSWWIWGYWFSPLMYAQNAASINEFLGHSWDKRAGNYTTLSLGEMLLKVRSLFPEGYWFWIGVGALLGYTILFNILFTLALTYLNPLASHQAVVSKKKPGHKAKGGESECAIIELGEFLQHSHSYTGRDVKNQRGMVLPFQPLSMAFSNLSYYVDVPVEMKKQGVVVDRLQLLVNVSGAFQPGVLTALVGISGAGKTTLMDVLAGRKTGGIIEGSIYISGYPKKQETFARISGYCEQNDIHSPCLTIHESLMFSSWLRLSSHVTLATQKAFVDEIMELVELSPLSKALVGLPGVDGLSTEQRKRLTIAIELVANPSIVFMDEPTSGLDARSAAIVMRTVRNIVNTGRTIVCTIHQPSIDIFESFDELLLMKRGGKLIYAGPLGTRSCKLIQYFEAIQGVPKIKSGYNPAAWILEVSSPAEEIRLGVDFAEVYQTSSLFQKNKDLVEQLSKPHRETKDLHFPSKYSRSFFAQFLACLWKQNLSYWRNPQYTAVRFFYTVIISLMFGTICWRFGSKRDNQQDIFNAMGSMYAAVLFIGITNASAVQPVVYVERFVSYRERAAGMYSALPFAFAQVIIEFPYVLVQSVIYSAIFYFMASFEWTLLKFMYYCYFMYFTLLYFTFFGMMTIAVTPNHNIAAILAAPFYMIWNLFSGFMIPHMRIPIWWRWYYWANPIAWSLYGLLTSQYGDVEESVKLSDGIQSVPIKKLLEDQFGYRHDFLGITAIVVVGFCLLFSVTFAYAIKSFNFQRR; encoded by the exons ATGGCAGAGATGACAGTAAGAGAAACTCTTGATTTCTCAGGACGTTGTCAAGGTGTTGGGTTTAAGCACA ATATGCTTTTGGAGCTTttgaaaagagagaaggaaaacaGGACGATACCTGATGAAGATCTTGATATATTTATTAAG GCTTTATCCCTTGGAGAGCAAAAGACAAGTCTGGTTGTGGAGTACATTATGAAG ATTTTAGGATTAGACATTTGTGCGGACACATTGGTGGGGGATGAAATGATTAAGGGAATCTCTGGGGGCCAAAAGAAGCGGCTTACAACCG GTGAATTGCTAGTTGGTGCATCTAGAGTGCTCCTCATGGATGAGATATCAACTGGACTTGATAGTTCAACTACCCGCGAAATAATCAAATATCTTAGATATGCAACTCATGCTCTAGATGGGACCACTATCATCTCCCTTCTACAGCCAGATCCTGAGACATTCGAGTTGTTTGATGATATCATTCTTCTGAGTGAGGGACAGATTGTATATCAGGGACCACGTGAGGCGGCTCTTGAATTCTTTGCATATATGGGGTTCCAGTGTCCAGATAGGAAAAATGTGGCTGATTTCTTGCAAGAA GTTTTATCAGAGAAAGATCAAGAACAATATTGGTTCCCTGATATCTATTACCAGTATGTACCTGTGGCAAAGTTCGCTGATGCTTTTAAATCGTTTTGGGTTGGCAATGCTTTGTCACAAGATTTGGCTGTTCCCTTTGATAGACGTTATAACCATCCAGCGGCCCTATCAACTTCGACCTATGGTGTGAAGAGGACAGAGCTGCTCAAAATCAGCTTTTCATGGCAGATGCTGCTTATGAAACGGAATTCATTTGTCTATATCTTTAAATTCATACAG CTTCTGTTCAGTATTGTGATCATGATGACTGTATTTTTTCGAACAACGATGCATCATAATTCATTGGTTGATGGAGGACTCTACCTGGGTGCACTTTACTTTGCAATGGTTATGATACTTTTCAATGGATTTATGGAAGTCCCAATGTTGATAGCGAAGCTTCCTGTTATCTACAAGCACAGGGATTTGCGTTTCTATCCTTGCTGGGTTTATACCCTTCCTTCTTGGGTTTTGAGTATTCCAACTTCACTTGTGGAGTCTTTTATATGGGTTGCAGCCACATACTACACAGTCGGGTTTGATCCTCAAATAACTAG ATGCCTCCAGCAGTTTATAGTATACTTCTTTCTGCACCAGATGTCAATAGGGCTTTTCCGTGTGATGGCTTCCCTTGGCCGTAACATGATAGTCGCCAACACCTTTGGATCATTTGCATTGTTGGTTGTCATGGCTCTAGGAGGATTTATACTCTCGAGAG ATAGCATTCCATCTTGGTGGATCTGGGGTTACTGGTTTTCTCCTTTGATGTATGCTCAAAATGCAGCTTCTATAAATGAATTTCTTGGGCATTCATGGGACAAG AGGGCTGGAAACTACACAACTTTGTCTTTGGGTGAGATGTTACTAAAGGTCCGCAGCTTATTTCCTGAGGGCTATTGGTTTTGGATTGGTGTGGGTGCTTTGCTTGGTTATACAATTTTATTCAACATCCTCTTCACACTTGCTTTGACTTACCTGAACC CCCTTGCAAGTCATCAAGCTGTTGTTTCTAAGAAAAAGCCCGGACACAAAGCAAAGGGAGGGGAGAGTGAATGTGCCATTATTGAGCTGGGAGAGTTTTTGCAACATTCACACTCATATACTG GAAGAGATGTTAAAAACCAGAGAGGCATGGTTCTTCCTTTTCAACCTCTTTCAATGGCGTTCAGCAATCTTAGTTATTATGTCGATGTCCCCGTG GAAATGAAAAAGCAGGGTGTGGTAGTAGACAGGCTGCAGTTACTTGTCAATGTTAGTGGAGCATTTCAGCCTGGTGTGCTCACTGCTTTGGTTGGTATCAGCGGTGCTGGTAAAACTACTCTAATGGATGTTTTAGCTGGTAGAAAAACTGGCGGAATTATTGAAGGGAGCATTTACATTTCCGGGTACCCTAAAAAGCAAGAAACATTTGCAAGGATATCTGGCTATTGCGAGCAGAATGATATCCATTCGCCCTGTTTGACAATTCACGAGTCACTTATGTTTTCTTCTTGGCTGCGGTTATCTTCACATGTGACTTTGGCAACACAAAAG GCATTTGTAGATGAAATAATGGAACTTGTCGAGCTCAGTCCACTAAGCAAAGCTTTAGTTGGTTTACCAGGTGTGGATGGGTTATCAACTGAGCAAAGGAAAAGGTTGACCATTGCTATTGAACTTGTTGCCAATCCTTCTATTGTCTTCATGGATGAACCTACTTCAGGGCTGGATGCCAGATCTGCTGCTATAGTCATGAGAACTGTGAGAAATATTGTCAACACTGGGCGGACAATTGTTTGCACCATTCACCAGCCTAGCATTGATATCTTTGAGTCCTTTGATGAG CTTCTACTAATGAAACGTGGAGGGAAGCTAATCTATGCCGGTCCATTGGGAACAAGGTCTTGTAAGCTTATTCAATATTTTGAG GCAATTCAAGGAGTCCCAAAGATTAAATCTGGCTATAACCCTGCGGCTTGGATTCTAGAGGTCTCTTCTCCAGCAGAAGAAATTCGACTTGGCGTGGATTTTGCTGAAGTTTATCAGACATCAAGCTTATTTCA GAAAAATAAAGACCTTGTGGAACAGTTAAGCAAACCACATAGGGAAACAAAGGATTTGCACTTCCCGTCAAAGtattctcggtcattttttgcCCAGTTTCTAGCATGTCTTTGGAAGCAAAACCTGTCGTATTGGAGGAATCCTCAGTACACTGCTGTACGCTTCTTCTACACGGTCATCATATCATTGATGTTTGGAACAATATGCTGGAGATTTGGTTCTAAAAG GGACAACCAGCAGGATATCTTTAATGCTATGGGATCCATGTATGCAGCAGTTCTATTTATCGGGATTACAAACGCCTCTGCTGTGCAACCCGTAGTGTACGTTGAAAGATTCGTTTCTTATCGAGAGAGAGCAGCAGGGATGTATTCAGCTCTACCATTTGCATTTGCACAG GTTATCATTGAGTTCCCTTACGTCTTAGTACAGTCAGTTATTTACAGCGCTATCTTCTACTTCATGGCCTCTTTTGAGTGGACCCTGCTGAAGTTTATGTACTACTGCTACTTCATGTATTTCACCTTGCTGTACTTCACATTCTTCGGAATGATGACAATTGCCGTCACACCTAACCATAACATCGCTGCAATCCTTGCTGCTCCATTTTATATGATATGGAACCTCTTCAGTGGATTCATGATTCCTCACATG AGGATCCCTATTTGGTGGAGATGGTATTATTGGGCAAATCCAATAGCCTGGAGTTTGTATGGCCTTTTGACATCCCAATATGGAGACGTGGAAGAATCGGTCAAGCTCTCTGATGGAATTCAGTCAGTGCCAATAAAGAAGCTACTTGAGGACCAGTTTGGGTACCGACATGATTTTTTAGGAATCACTGCGATTGTAGTGGTTGGTTTCTGTTTGCTCTTTTCTGTGACTTTTGCTTATGCAATCAAATCCTTCAACTTCCAaaggagatga
- the LOC131334534 gene encoding ABC transporter G family member 32-like isoform X3 — protein sequence MWNSSVNMFARTGENRAEDDEETLRWAALQRSPTYIQARTSFFRNVAGEVSLVDVGNLEIQEKGQVLDKLINAVNEDTELFFNRIRKRFNAVDLEFPKVEVRFQDLRVDAFIHVGSRALPTIPNFIFNMTEAFLGRLRIFPGRRKKLSILNNINGIIRPSRLTLLLGPPSSGKTTLLLALAGRPGPGLQMAGNITYNGHDLKEFVPQRTSAYVSQQDWHMAEMTVRETLDFSGRCQGVGFKHNMLLELLKREKENRTIPDEDLDIFIKALSLGEQKTSLVVEYIMKILGLDICADTLVGDEMIKGISGGQKKRLTTGELLVGASRVLLMDEISTGLDSSTTREIIKYLRYATHALDGTTIISLLQPDPETFELFDDIILLSEGQIVYQGPREAALEFFAYMGFQCPDRKNVADFLQEVLSEKDQEQYWFPDIYYQYVPVAKFADAFKSFWVGNALSQDLAVPFDRRYNHPAALSTSTYGVKRTELLKISFSWQMLLMKRNSFVYIFKFIQLLFSIVIMMTVFFRTTMHHNSLVDGGLYLGALYFAMVMILFNGFMEVPMLIAKLPVIYKHRDLRFYPCWVYTLPSWVLSIPTSLVESFIWVAATYYTVGFDPQITRCLQQFIVYFFLHQMSIGLFRVMASLGRNMIVANTFGSFALLVVMALGGFILSRDSIPSWWIWGYWFSPLMYAQNAASINEFLGHSWDKRAGNYTTLSLGEMLLKVRSLFPEGYWFWIGVGALLGYTILFNILFTLALTYLNPLASHQAVVSKKKPGHKAKGGESECAIIELGEFLQHSHSYTGRDVKNQRGMVLPFQPLSMAFSNLSYYVDVPVEMKKQGVVVDRLQLLVNVSGAFQPGVLTALVGISGAGKTTLMDVLAGRKTGGIIEGSIYISGYPKKQETFARISGYCEQNDIHSPCLTIHESLMFSSWLRLSSHVTLATQKAFVDEIMELVELSPLSKALVGLPGVDGLSTEQRKRLTIAIELVANPSIVFMDEPTSGLDARSAAIVMRTVRNIVNTGRTIVCTIHQPSIDIFESFDELLLMKRGGKLIYAGPLGTRSCKLIQYFEAIQGVPKIKSGYNPAAWILEVSSPAEEIRLGVDFAEVYQTSSLFQYEK from the exons AGTTGATTTGGAATTCCCAAAAGTTGAGGTTCGATTTCAGGACCTGAGAGTGGATGCTTTCATCCATGTTGGAAGCAGGGCATTGCCAACTATACCCAACTTCATTTTTAACATGACTGAG gctTTCTTGGGGCGATTAAGGATTTTTCCAGGTAGAAGAAAGAAGTTGTCAATTTTAAACAACATCAACGGTATTATTAGGCCATCCAG ATTGACGTTACTTTTGGGACCTCCAAGCTCTGGTAAGACAACATTGCTTTTGGCCCTTGCCGGACGTCCTGGACCTGGTTTGCAG ATGGCAGGGAACATAACATACAATGGACATGATCTAAAGGAGTTTGTTCCCCAGAGAACGTCTGCTTATGTTAGCCAGCAGGACTGGCATATGGCAGAGATGACAGTAAGAGAAACTCTTGATTTCTCAGGACGTTGTCAAGGTGTTGGGTTTAAGCACA ATATGCTTTTGGAGCTTttgaaaagagagaaggaaaacaGGACGATACCTGATGAAGATCTTGATATATTTATTAAG GCTTTATCCCTTGGAGAGCAAAAGACAAGTCTGGTTGTGGAGTACATTATGAAG ATTTTAGGATTAGACATTTGTGCGGACACATTGGTGGGGGATGAAATGATTAAGGGAATCTCTGGGGGCCAAAAGAAGCGGCTTACAACCG GTGAATTGCTAGTTGGTGCATCTAGAGTGCTCCTCATGGATGAGATATCAACTGGACTTGATAGTTCAACTACCCGCGAAATAATCAAATATCTTAGATATGCAACTCATGCTCTAGATGGGACCACTATCATCTCCCTTCTACAGCCAGATCCTGAGACATTCGAGTTGTTTGATGATATCATTCTTCTGAGTGAGGGACAGATTGTATATCAGGGACCACGTGAGGCGGCTCTTGAATTCTTTGCATATATGGGGTTCCAGTGTCCAGATAGGAAAAATGTGGCTGATTTCTTGCAAGAA GTTTTATCAGAGAAAGATCAAGAACAATATTGGTTCCCTGATATCTATTACCAGTATGTACCTGTGGCAAAGTTCGCTGATGCTTTTAAATCGTTTTGGGTTGGCAATGCTTTGTCACAAGATTTGGCTGTTCCCTTTGATAGACGTTATAACCATCCAGCGGCCCTATCAACTTCGACCTATGGTGTGAAGAGGACAGAGCTGCTCAAAATCAGCTTTTCATGGCAGATGCTGCTTATGAAACGGAATTCATTTGTCTATATCTTTAAATTCATACAG CTTCTGTTCAGTATTGTGATCATGATGACTGTATTTTTTCGAACAACGATGCATCATAATTCATTGGTTGATGGAGGACTCTACCTGGGTGCACTTTACTTTGCAATGGTTATGATACTTTTCAATGGATTTATGGAAGTCCCAATGTTGATAGCGAAGCTTCCTGTTATCTACAAGCACAGGGATTTGCGTTTCTATCCTTGCTGGGTTTATACCCTTCCTTCTTGGGTTTTGAGTATTCCAACTTCACTTGTGGAGTCTTTTATATGGGTTGCAGCCACATACTACACAGTCGGGTTTGATCCTCAAATAACTAG ATGCCTCCAGCAGTTTATAGTATACTTCTTTCTGCACCAGATGTCAATAGGGCTTTTCCGTGTGATGGCTTCCCTTGGCCGTAACATGATAGTCGCCAACACCTTTGGATCATTTGCATTGTTGGTTGTCATGGCTCTAGGAGGATTTATACTCTCGAGAG ATAGCATTCCATCTTGGTGGATCTGGGGTTACTGGTTTTCTCCTTTGATGTATGCTCAAAATGCAGCTTCTATAAATGAATTTCTTGGGCATTCATGGGACAAG AGGGCTGGAAACTACACAACTTTGTCTTTGGGTGAGATGTTACTAAAGGTCCGCAGCTTATTTCCTGAGGGCTATTGGTTTTGGATTGGTGTGGGTGCTTTGCTTGGTTATACAATTTTATTCAACATCCTCTTCACACTTGCTTTGACTTACCTGAACC CCCTTGCAAGTCATCAAGCTGTTGTTTCTAAGAAAAAGCCCGGACACAAAGCAAAGGGAGGGGAGAGTGAATGTGCCATTATTGAGCTGGGAGAGTTTTTGCAACATTCACACTCATATACTG GAAGAGATGTTAAAAACCAGAGAGGCATGGTTCTTCCTTTTCAACCTCTTTCAATGGCGTTCAGCAATCTTAGTTATTATGTCGATGTCCCCGTG GAAATGAAAAAGCAGGGTGTGGTAGTAGACAGGCTGCAGTTACTTGTCAATGTTAGTGGAGCATTTCAGCCTGGTGTGCTCACTGCTTTGGTTGGTATCAGCGGTGCTGGTAAAACTACTCTAATGGATGTTTTAGCTGGTAGAAAAACTGGCGGAATTATTGAAGGGAGCATTTACATTTCCGGGTACCCTAAAAAGCAAGAAACATTTGCAAGGATATCTGGCTATTGCGAGCAGAATGATATCCATTCGCCCTGTTTGACAATTCACGAGTCACTTATGTTTTCTTCTTGGCTGCGGTTATCTTCACATGTGACTTTGGCAACACAAAAG GCATTTGTAGATGAAATAATGGAACTTGTCGAGCTCAGTCCACTAAGCAAAGCTTTAGTTGGTTTACCAGGTGTGGATGGGTTATCAACTGAGCAAAGGAAAAGGTTGACCATTGCTATTGAACTTGTTGCCAATCCTTCTATTGTCTTCATGGATGAACCTACTTCAGGGCTGGATGCCAGATCTGCTGCTATAGTCATGAGAACTGTGAGAAATATTGTCAACACTGGGCGGACAATTGTTTGCACCATTCACCAGCCTAGCATTGATATCTTTGAGTCCTTTGATGAG CTTCTACTAATGAAACGTGGAGGGAAGCTAATCTATGCCGGTCCATTGGGAACAAGGTCTTGTAAGCTTATTCAATATTTTGAG GCAATTCAAGGAGTCCCAAAGATTAAATCTGGCTATAACCCTGCGGCTTGGATTCTAGAGGTCTCTTCTCCAGCAGAAGAAATTCGACTTGGCGTGGATTTTGCTGAAGTTTATCAGACATCAAGCTTATTTCAGTAT GAAAAATAA